The following proteins are encoded in a genomic region of Bernardetia sp. MNP-M8:
- a CDS encoding M28 family peptidase has protein sequence MLKTTISKIACSILFLFIFSPFAQAQQKVQKQDSLLTNYLKYIDEADMKKHLSILASDEYEGRETGEKGQKMAAEYLANRFKELGLTAPVNDSYFQKFELTKTSLAEFRIETLTGKIELSKDEIIVTSSFGEDKNDEEHDIIFAGYGLEEEGENGYSSYKSIDVKDKIAVIIMGTPKGKESLIPNEEARKSVYLQMTYKGKLAKAKGAKGVIFITKKADYTLFNEMYGHYFKEPKWDIPSKEKKENKPEFLAALSTEDKLPKLLGYTDKKWKKAYKKWKKKNETILEAKAKVFSEMKIEKVETENVLGFLEGTDKKEEIIVLTAHYDHIGIIDGKIYNGADDDGSGTTAVLELAEAFALAKKEGHAPRRSILFMLVTGEEKGLLGSRYYSDNPVFPLKNTVSNLNIDMIGRMDKDHNEDPNYVYIIGSTMLSTELHNLSESTAKMYAPNVKLDYTYNDKDDPNRYYYRSDHYNFAKHDIPVIFYFNGVHADYHQHTDEVDKIHFGKMQEITRLVFATAWNIVNREERIKNDN, from the coding sequence ATGTTAAAAACTACTATTTCCAAAATTGCTTGTTCAATTTTGTTTTTATTCATTTTTTCGCCTTTTGCTCAAGCACAACAAAAGGTGCAAAAACAGGATAGTCTGCTGACCAACTATCTAAAATATATCGATGAAGCAGACATGAAAAAACACCTCTCTATTTTGGCTTCTGACGAATATGAAGGAAGAGAAACAGGCGAAAAAGGACAAAAAATGGCTGCTGAATATTTAGCAAATCGATTCAAAGAACTTGGTCTTACAGCTCCTGTAAATGATTCTTATTTTCAAAAATTTGAACTTACCAAAACTTCATTAGCAGAATTTAGAATCGAAACACTCACAGGAAAAATCGAATTATCTAAAGATGAAATCATTGTAACAAGTTCATTTGGAGAAGATAAAAACGACGAAGAACATGATATTATTTTTGCTGGCTATGGATTGGAAGAAGAAGGCGAAAATGGATATTCTTCTTACAAATCTATTGATGTAAAAGATAAAATTGCTGTAATCATAATGGGAACACCTAAAGGCAAAGAAAGTCTAATTCCAAATGAAGAAGCTAGAAAATCGGTTTATTTACAAATGACTTACAAAGGAAAATTAGCTAAAGCAAAAGGGGCAAAAGGAGTTATCTTTATAACTAAAAAAGCAGATTATACACTTTTCAATGAAATGTATGGACATTATTTTAAAGAACCAAAATGGGATATTCCTTCAAAAGAAAAAAAGGAAAATAAACCTGAGTTTTTAGCAGCACTTTCAACAGAAGACAAACTCCCAAAACTTTTAGGTTACACAGATAAAAAATGGAAAAAAGCTTACAAAAAATGGAAAAAGAAAAATGAAACTATTTTGGAAGCCAAAGCTAAGGTCTTTTCTGAAATGAAAATTGAAAAAGTAGAAACTGAAAATGTTTTGGGCTTTTTAGAGGGAACAGATAAGAAAGAAGAAATTATTGTACTTACTGCACACTACGACCATATAGGAATCATTGATGGAAAAATTTATAATGGAGCTGATGATGATGGATCTGGAACGACAGCAGTTTTAGAACTTGCTGAAGCATTTGCTCTTGCTAAAAAAGAAGGACATGCGCCACGAAGAAGCATTTTGTTTATGCTTGTTACAGGTGAAGAAAAAGGGCTTTTAGGTTCTCGTTATTATTCTGACAATCCTGTTTTTCCTCTCAAAAATACAGTTTCAAATCTTAATATTGATATGATTGGAAGAATGGATAAAGACCACAATGAAGACCCAAATTATGTTTATATCATTGGCTCAACAATGCTTTCAACCGAACTACACAATCTTAGCGAATCAACTGCTAAAATGTATGCACCAAATGTAAAATTAGATTATACTTACAACGATAAAGATGATCCAAATCGTTATTATTACCGTTCAGACCATTATAATTTTGCAAAACATGATATTCCAGTTATTTTTTATTTTAATGGAGTGCATGCTGACTACCACCAACATACTGACGAAGTAGACAAAATTCATTTTGGTAAAATGCAGGAAATTACTCGTTTAGTTTTTGCAACAGCTTGGAATATTGTCAATAGAGAAGAGCGTATTAAGAATGATAATTAA
- a CDS encoding nicotinate phosphoribosyltransferase, with the protein MKITRNLYSSNLTLLTDLYQLTMAYGYWKAGMTEREAVFNLFFRRNPFKGGYAIACGLSYVIDFLENFNISDEDVTYLSTLKGNDDKALFDPKFLDYLQNLEFTCDVDAVEEGSVVFPQEPLIRIKGSLIQCQILETLLLNMVNFQSLIATKSSRICLAAKGEEVLEFGLRRAQGIDGGLAASRAAYIGGCAATSNVLAGKLFGIPVKGTHAHSWVMSFESEIESFETYAEALPNNCIFLVDTYDTVEGVKHAITVGNKLKEKGYKFAGIRLDSGDLAYLSTRARELLDAAGFTDTSIVASNDLDEHIIDSLKQQDAKINVWGVGTKMVTAYDQPALGGVYKLSALRNKENTAWDYKVKLSEQAIKISTPGIQQVRRFYSNGECIGDAIFDEENKPNSDNWTIVDPMDMTRRKKMTSIEGEYKDLLKPIFVNGKRVYKKPDLQTIQAKVKDELQTLHRSIKRFTNPHSYPVGLEKGLYDLKTDLILKLREVE; encoded by the coding sequence ATGAAAATCACTAGAAATTTATACAGTAGCAATCTTACTTTACTGACCGATTTGTACCAACTTACAATGGCGTATGGCTATTGGAAAGCTGGAATGACTGAACGAGAAGCCGTTTTTAATTTATTTTTCCGTCGCAATCCCTTCAAAGGTGGTTATGCTATTGCGTGTGGATTGAGTTATGTTATCGACTTTTTGGAAAACTTCAATATTTCTGATGAAGATGTAACCTATCTTTCTACATTAAAAGGAAACGACGACAAAGCACTTTTTGACCCAAAATTTTTAGACTACCTTCAAAATCTTGAATTTACATGTGATGTAGATGCAGTAGAAGAAGGCTCAGTTGTTTTTCCACAAGAGCCACTCATTCGCATTAAAGGTTCGCTGATTCAATGCCAAATTTTGGAAACATTGCTTTTGAATATGGTAAATTTTCAGTCGCTTATTGCTACCAAATCTTCTCGTATTTGTTTGGCTGCAAAAGGAGAAGAGGTTTTGGAGTTTGGTCTTCGAAGAGCACAAGGAATTGATGGAGGTTTGGCTGCTAGTCGTGCTGCTTATATTGGTGGTTGTGCTGCTACTTCAAATGTTTTAGCTGGCAAACTTTTCGGTATTCCTGTAAAGGGAACACACGCTCACAGTTGGGTAATGTCTTTCGAATCTGAAATAGAATCTTTCGAAACCTATGCCGAAGCCTTGCCAAATAACTGCATTTTCTTAGTAGATACCTATGATACAGTTGAAGGAGTAAAACACGCCATTACGGTAGGAAACAAGCTCAAAGAAAAAGGCTATAAGTTTGCAGGAATTCGTTTGGATTCTGGTGACCTTGCTTATTTGAGTACAAGGGCTAGAGAATTACTAGATGCAGCAGGTTTTACAGATACTTCTATTGTAGCAAGTAATGATTTGGACGAACATATTATTGATAGTTTGAAGCAGCAAGATGCCAAAATCAATGTTTGGGGAGTCGGTACAAAAATGGTTACGGCTTACGACCAACCAGCATTGGGAGGAGTTTATAAATTATCTGCTCTACGAAATAAAGAAAATACAGCTTGGGATTACAAAGTGAAACTATCCGAACAAGCTATCAAAATTTCTACCCCTGGCATTCAGCAAGTACGTCGTTTTTATTCGAATGGAGAATGTATTGGTGATGCTATTTTTGATGAGGAAAACAAACCCAATTCAGATAATTGGACAATCGTTGATCCAATGGATATGACTCGTCGTAAAAAAATGACAAGCATAGAAGGAGAATACAAAGATCTTTTGAAGCCTATTTTTGTAAATGGAAAACGTGTTTATAAAAAACCTGACCTCCAAACCATTCAAGCTAAAGTAAAAGACGAACTCCAAACGCTTCACAGAAGTATCAAACGTTTTACAAACCCTCACTCTTATCCTGTTGGTTTAGAAAAAGGATTGTACGATTTGAAAACTGACCTTATCTTGAAATTGAGAGAAGTAGAATAA
- a CDS encoding PAS domain S-box protein, with protein sequence MNQNITGNELQLYKSFYTTYPDAILVLQQGVIILCNELAQLLFQVEDEQELINKTLSDFALSNAQSEVESLELENHLNKCLLEGKDVFEWTFLNKKNIKTHVKIFLSKILIDDKKLVQVILRNNDRVENDNAKNQEQELKAITEALDQSAIISIADTQGKIIKVNEEFCRISQYSEQELLGQDHRIVNSAYHPKEFWQKMWQTITRGKTWRADVKNKAKDGSFYWVDTVINPILNTNKKITSYLSIRYLITDRKEQENQIQANQEQLQATEEELRQNLEELETQRDYIQEINKQIKTKSEVLERNSQALLNINKNKDIYAGNLEVAFELITKLVAQTLNIERVGIWRYDTINEVKIICQKQYETTENGYIFTQGAQITQNDTPKYFADIITEKNIVADFAQNHPALVEFIDSYLIPLEIKSMLDIPYFIDGKLAGVICCEAQHKYRNWTDEDIAFVKGISDSITITIKTQQQLKEQEKVRKNVEELQTTQKALLATQLEQEKFVSIIKNVDAFVAIADLKGKIEFLNEKGKVLSGFKEDYKGRLISDFHTEESAIIAKEVIIPTVMQKGVWRGEHRLQNHLTKQPIDTLANIFIIRDPNTQQPIALATVQLDITAQKDLERAIQDQNQRLQASEEELRQNMEELQATQEAMEQKQKLVEESKITLEKQNAKLVHNEAILKKAFDKMKLQESQLKDSFASLQAQEEELRQNMEELETTQDRVNSAFAELDAQFNAINSAFGYIELATNRKVTRVNSLLAEWFEYEIDELQDKSHIDLIPTTQEDKEQYNELWQTLERGETYIGVFKRKTKSGNDLWLFGAYCPIKNEAGQVVRIIKIASNYNLQKATEIEAQTRQEELLATEEELRQNMEELQATQEAMREKQVLIEDSKAALEKHNQKLVANESVLKKTFEKMKVQEDQLKDSLGSLQAQEEELRQNMEELEATQEAMAQKQKLVEEAKISLEKQNEKLASNEAVLKKAFQKMKTQDLKLRESFDALQTQEEELRQNMEELQTTQEVLAYQKDILEISNRQITKSISYAETIQKAILPSKKLIKETLPESFIIYKPKDIVSGDFYWLSRHENKTLVGVIDCTGHGVPGAFMSLVASNILSEIINQKGILQPNIILQELHKGVVKKLNQKEGANNDGMDLTLCLLEEISNNQTQLTFGGVKQNLYIVRDKELIELRGNRRSIGGGKRDDEREYTQESIVLQRNDAVFLATDGYPDQANEDRKSFSKKSFRELMLEVAHLSAKEQMKIFETRLANHQKATEQRDDITVFGFKV encoded by the coding sequence ATGAACCAAAATATAACAGGTAACGAACTACAACTATATAAATCTTTCTATACAACTTATCCAGATGCAATTTTGGTTTTGCAGCAGGGAGTAATTATTCTGTGTAATGAATTGGCTCAGCTACTTTTTCAAGTTGAAGACGAACAAGAACTGATAAATAAAACATTATCTGATTTTGCTCTAAGTAATGCTCAAAGTGAGGTTGAAAGTCTTGAATTAGAGAATCATTTGAATAAATGTTTATTAGAAGGTAAAGATGTTTTTGAATGGACTTTTCTTAATAAGAAGAACATAAAAACACATGTAAAAATATTTTTATCTAAAATTTTAATAGATGACAAAAAACTAGTACAAGTTATACTTCGTAATAACGATAGAGTAGAAAATGACAATGCAAAAAATCAAGAACAAGAGTTAAAAGCCATTACAGAGGCTTTAGATCAAAGTGCAATCATTTCTATTGCTGATACACAAGGCAAAATTATAAAAGTAAATGAAGAGTTTTGTCGAATTTCTCAATATTCAGAACAAGAACTTTTAGGACAAGACCATAGAATCGTAAATTCAGCATATCATCCAAAAGAATTTTGGCAAAAGATGTGGCAAACCATAACAAGAGGAAAAACTTGGCGTGCTGATGTGAAAAATAAAGCCAAAGATGGGTCTTTTTATTGGGTCGATACTGTCATTAATCCTATATTAAATACAAATAAGAAAATTACTAGTTACTTATCTATTCGTTATTTAATTACAGATAGAAAAGAACAAGAAAATCAAATCCAGGCGAATCAAGAGCAATTACAAGCTACTGAAGAAGAACTGCGTCAAAATTTAGAGGAATTAGAAACTCAACGAGACTATATTCAAGAGATTAACAAACAAATCAAAACAAAAAGTGAAGTTTTAGAGAGAAATAGTCAAGCTCTTTTAAACATAAATAAAAATAAGGATATATATGCAGGCAATTTAGAGGTTGCTTTTGAATTAATTACTAAACTAGTAGCCCAAACTCTAAATATAGAACGTGTAGGCATTTGGCGATACGATACTATAAATGAAGTAAAAATTATTTGTCAAAAACAATATGAAACAACTGAAAATGGATATATTTTTACTCAAGGTGCTCAAATAACACAAAACGATACTCCAAAGTATTTTGCAGATATAATTACTGAAAAAAACATAGTAGCTGACTTTGCCCAAAATCATCCTGCTTTGGTGGAGTTTATTGATTCTTATCTAATTCCATTAGAAATAAAATCGATGCTTGATATTCCCTATTTTATAGATGGAAAATTAGCAGGTGTAATTTGCTGTGAAGCTCAACATAAATATAGAAATTGGACAGACGAAGATATTGCTTTTGTTAAAGGTATATCAGATAGCATAACTATTACTATCAAAACTCAACAGCAATTAAAAGAACAAGAAAAAGTAAGAAAAAATGTAGAAGAGCTTCAAACTACTCAAAAAGCATTGTTAGCTACTCAGTTGGAGCAAGAGAAATTTGTAAGTATAATCAAAAATGTTGATGCTTTTGTGGCTATCGCTGATTTGAAAGGTAAAATAGAATTTCTTAATGAAAAAGGTAAAGTATTATCTGGATTTAAGGAAGATTATAAAGGCAGACTTATTTCAGATTTTCACACCGAAGAGAGCGCAATAATAGCAAAAGAAGTAATCATACCAACTGTTATGCAAAAAGGTGTTTGGAGAGGAGAACATCGACTTCAAAATCATCTTACAAAACAACCTATTGATACGCTTGCTAATATTTTTATTATAAGAGACCCCAATACACAACAGCCTATTGCTTTAGCTACTGTCCAACTTGATATTACAGCTCAAAAAGATTTAGAAAGAGCCATTCAAGATCAAAATCAAAGACTTCAAGCCTCTGAAGAAGAGCTGCGTCAAAACATGGAAGAACTTCAAGCTACTCAAGAAGCTATGGAGCAAAAACAGAAGTTGGTAGAAGAATCAAAAATAACTTTAGAAAAGCAAAATGCTAAACTGGTACATAATGAGGCTATTCTTAAAAAAGCATTTGATAAAATGAAATTGCAAGAAAGCCAATTAAAAGATAGTTTTGCTTCCTTACAAGCACAAGAAGAAGAGTTGCGTCAAAACATGGAGGAACTAGAAACGACACAAGACCGTGTTAATAGTGCCTTTGCTGAATTAGATGCTCAATTTAATGCTATTAATTCTGCTTTTGGATATATTGAACTGGCTACTAATAGAAAGGTAACACGAGTAAATTCTCTTTTAGCTGAATGGTTTGAGTATGAGATAGATGAGTTGCAAGACAAATCACACATTGATTTAATACCTACTACTCAAGAGGATAAAGAGCAATATAATGAACTATGGCAAACCCTAGAAAGAGGTGAGACTTATATAGGCGTTTTTAAACGTAAAACTAAATCAGGTAATGATTTATGGCTTTTTGGAGCATATTGTCCTATTAAGAATGAAGCTGGACAAGTTGTACGAATAATAAAAATTGCAAGCAATTATAATCTTCAAAAAGCAACTGAAATAGAAGCTCAAACTAGACAAGAAGAACTATTAGCTACAGAAGAAGAACTTCGCCAAAATATGGAAGAACTTCAAGCTACTCAAGAAGCTATGAGAGAAAAACAAGTTCTTATAGAAGATTCAAAAGCAGCTTTAGAAAAACATAATCAAAAATTGGTTGCTAATGAATCTGTTCTTAAAAAGACTTTCGAAAAAATGAAAGTTCAAGAAGATCAATTAAAAGATAGTTTAGGTTCTTTGCAAGCTCAAGAGGAAGAGTTACGCCAAAATATGGAAGAGCTAGAAGCTACACAAGAAGCCATGGCGCAAAAACAAAAATTAGTAGAAGAAGCTAAAATATCATTAGAAAAGCAAAATGAAAAACTTGCCTCTAATGAAGCTGTCCTCAAAAAAGCATTCCAAAAAATGAAAACGCAAGATCTGAAGCTAAGAGAAAGTTTTGATGCCTTGCAAACACAAGAGGAAGAGCTGCGCCAAAACATGGAAGAACTCCAAACTACACAAGAAGTGTTAGCTTACCAAAAAGATATACTTGAAATTAGCAATCGTCAAATCACTAAAAGTATTAGTTATGCAGAAACAATACAAAAAGCTATATTGCCATCAAAGAAATTAATAAAAGAAACTTTACCTGAAAGCTTTATTATCTATAAGCCCAAAGACATTGTTTCTGGAGATTTTTATTGGTTATCCAGACATGAAAATAAAACACTTGTTGGTGTGATTGACTGTACAGGGCATGGCGTTCCAGGTGCATTTATGAGCTTAGTAGCTTCTAATATTTTGAGTGAAATTATTAACCAAAAAGGAATTTTACAACCTAATATTATACTACAAGAGCTGCATAAAGGAGTAGTCAAGAAACTCAATCAAAAAGAAGGTGCAAATAATGATGGAATGGATTTGACGCTTTGTTTGCTAGAAGAAATATCAAATAATCAAACTCAACTAACATTTGGTGGTGTCAAACAAAATCTATACATTGTTAGGGATAAAGAACTCATCGAACTCAGAGGCAATAGACGTTCTATTGGTGGAGGCAAACGAGATGATGAGAGAGAGTACACACAAGAAAGTATTGTACTTCAAAGAAATGATGCTGTCTTTTTAGCTACTGACGGATATCCAGATCAAGCAAATGAAGACAGAAAGAGTTTTTCGAAGAAAAGCTTTAGAGAACTCATGTTAGAAGTAGCACATTTATCAGCAAAAGAACAAATGAAAATTTTTGAAACACGTCTTGCTAATCATCAAAAAGCAACCGAACAGCGAGATGATATTACTGTATTTGGTTTCAAAGTTTAG